Genomic segment of Thiohalomonas denitrificans:
CTCATGCAGTTCAACTACACCTACGGTATTGATGACGGCTACCTTAGTGACCCCTACAAGCTGCTCAGTGTCACTGATGGCGCAGGGGACGTGACCGGCTACCTCTACGAGAATCGTCCCGACGAACGTAGCCGGCAGACCATCTTTTGGCGAACCTTGCATCATTTGTCCGACGATGTGGCTGACGTCTCCTACCGCTATTACTGGGACGACTGGGATCTCAACTCCCATACCCTGGACCTGCGTTACCGGCACGAGCTGGGCAGCGGGCACTACCTGCAGCCCCATGTGCGCTGGTACAAGCAGAGCGCCGCCGAGTTCTATCATTTCAAGCTGGATGAAGGGAACATTCCGACCTATGCGAGTGCCGATTATCGTCTTGGCAACATGACGACGAACACATTCGGCCTGAAATATGGCGTTGCATCGAGCGACAAGCAGGAATACAGCGTGCGCCTTGAATACATGACCCAGTCAGATGACGACGGCGAATTCGAGGATGTCGACGCGGTGCTCCTACAGGCAAATTATTCCTTCCTGTTCTAACTCAGACAAAGGCGCGGCTCGTCAGCCGCGCCTCTCCTTTCACCAGCTTATGACTGAAGCACCTTCACTCACCCGCACCAAGGACCATTGGCTCGGCCGCTTCCAGGCCATGGCCAGTCCTTGCGAAATCCTCATGGATGTTGATGATCGACGGCTGGCCCGGCGATTACTCGCTATCGCACAGGCCGAGGCCTCCCGTATCGAGCACAAATTCAGTCGCTATCGGAAGGACAGCGTGATACAGCGGATCAACCACTCGGATGGGCAGCCGGTGGTAGTCGATGAAGAGACTGCGGCCCTGCTCGACTATGCGAATCAATGCTACGAGTTGAGTGAAAGCCGGTTCGATATTACATCGGGTGTTCTACGAAGGGTGTGGCGTTTCGATGGCAGTGACCGCATCCCCAGCGCTGACGAGGTGGCGAACATCCTGCCGCTCATCGGCTGGCACAAGATTACCTGGCGGCGGCCGGAGATCACCGTGCCGCCCGGTATGGAGATCGACCTCGGCGGGATCGGTAAGGAATACGCGGTCGACCGCACGGCGCGTCTGATCGCCGATCAGAGCGATGCCAGCATACTGGTGAACTACGGTGGCGACCTCTACGTGAACACTCCTCGGCGCAACGGCTGCGGCTGGTTTGTTGGTGTCGAAAACCCGGCCTCCTCCCCGCAGTTGGCCGAAGGCAGCAAAAGCATCCACCGGTTCGAGTTGCGGCATGGAGGCTTGGCCACCAGCGGCGATTCCCGCCGCTACCTCCTTGCGAACGGCATTCGCTACAGCCATATCCTCAACCCCGCCACCGGCTGGCCAATCGAGGATGCGCCGCACTCTGTCACCGTCGCCGCCGCGACCTGCACGGAGGCCGGCCTACTCGCCACCTTTGCCATGCTGCAGGGCGCCCAGGCAGAATCTTTCCTGCGCACCGAAGGCGTGCAGTATTGGTGCGTGTGCTAATCCGCAGCGCAGTTCGTTCAGATGAACAACTTTCCCGAGAATCACAATTCTGGTGAGGTGTTCGAGATTGCTTGCCGTGCATATGGCACCCGCAATCACCAACGAAGTCAGGCAGGCGACGCAAAAAGGAATGGCGCTGGGGAAACGACCGATTCAAAGAAGAAATGGAGAAACCTAGTCGCTGGTGAATAACCGCACTGAAGCCCAGAACACCCGACAGCGGTAACGACGTGGATTTTTGATCTGCCCCCCAATCTCCTTTGACCCTGTCTCCTTTATTCCATTTTCCCGATAAGACGCCCAAACGCCTCAACCTGCTCCCAATCTGTAAATTCAACCACTGCCTTGGGATCGGTAGGTCCTTTTGTCATCCACATTATTAGCCGTATCATCTGCCGGTCCCAAAAATGGTATTTGGGATAATTAATCTTCCCGGCAAAAACCGTCACTTCTTTCGGTTTCCATTTAATTTGCTTCAGAAATTTCCGTAAATATGGATTGGTTTCTGGTCTATTTTTGTCCGGCTTACGGGCGACGACATTTACCGAAAAAAAAGCATTCGACTTGCTTTCGAGCTCGTTCCGATTTTTTTCTATAAACTTGTAAACCTGCTTGCTGTGTTTCCCGTAGCGGATACTTGC
This window contains:
- a CDS encoding FAD:protein FMN transferase; the encoded protein is MTEAPSLTRTKDHWLGRFQAMASPCEILMDVDDRRLARRLLAIAQAEASRIEHKFSRYRKDSVIQRINHSDGQPVVVDEETAALLDYANQCYELSESRFDITSGVLRRVWRFDGSDRIPSADEVANILPLIGWHKITWRRPEITVPPGMEIDLGGIGKEYAVDRTARLIADQSDASILVNYGGDLYVNTPRRNGCGWFVGVENPASSPQLAEGSKSIHRFELRHGGLATSGDSRRYLLANGIRYSHILNPATGWPIEDAPHSVTVAAATCTEAGLLATFAMLQGAQAESFLRTEGVQYWCVC
- the hemG gene encoding menaquinone-dependent protoporphyrinogen IX dehydrogenase encodes the protein MSEILIAYSTTDGHTREISVRLRQVIKQQGHQVTLISIDDEPDIDLDRFDKIILGASIRYGKHSKQVYKFIEKNRNELESKSNAFFSVNVVARKPDKNRPETNPYLRKFLKQIKWKPKEVTVFAGKINYPKYHFWDRQMIRLIMWMTKGPTDPKAVVEFTDWEQVEAFGRLIGKME